Proteins encoded in a region of the Labrus bergylta chromosome 9, fLabBer1.1, whole genome shotgun sequence genome:
- the elf2a gene encoding ETS-related transcription factor Elf-2a isoform X4 gives MCALTCSSLVLCSVEMTAHDIVCFDKTFEAAEALLHMESPGGLHNDRNTEDVMMETVVEVSTECGPIEEESFPIPPECEPAAKKKRGGGRKPKTHQPASNGSFDLGIKKRQREGKGNTTYLWEFLLELLQDKNTCPRYIKWMQREKGIFKLVDSKAVSKLWGKHKNKPDMNYETMGRALRYYYQRGILAKVEGQRLAYQFKDMPKNIRVIDDEEEGEEVEDSEGMVSAQHLAHQQGPAGLVTSSPASTQPQHTYVTVIPSNAGTRQIRAMPVVMTNSLGQVTLNSSSILTTTSGVPVTVANASAGAPPKLVIQALPTMLPAGSKAGEKITIITIPANQLAALMQANPSGHITQLIQAKPVTTTLAQATTKPATTHTVQLTTGRPQLILAKPAAVAQALPQLSVQVSAPHPTPSKTPTQTPNPEVAQSEAVAEAPPPSSPSAVSTENASS, from the exons ATGTGTGCACTGACCTGCTCCTCTCTTGTCCTCTGCTCAGTGGAGATGACGGCTCACGACATCGTGTGTTTTGACAAAACGTTTGAAGCAGCTGAAGCTCTGCTGCACATGGAGTCTCCTGGAGGTCTGCACAATGATCGAAACACAG AGGATGTGATGATGGAGACGGTGGTGGAGGTGTCGACAGAGTGTGGACCAATAGAGGAGGAGTCGTTCCCCATCCCTCCCGAGTGTGAACCTGctgcaaagaagaagagaggag GTGGACGTAAGCCCAAGACACACCAGCCTGCTTCCAACGGCTCCTTTGACCTGGGGAtcaagaagagacagagagagggcaAAG GTAACACCACGTACCTGTGGGAGTtcctgctggagctgctgcaggacaAAAACACCTGCCCCAGGTACATCAAGTGGATGCAGAGGGAGAAGGGCATCTTCAAACTGGTCGACTCGAAGGCCGTGTCCAAACTGTGGGGGAAACATAAGAACAAGCCCGACATGAACTATGAGACCATGGGCCGAGCCCTGAG gtattACTACCAGAGGGGCATCCTCGCCAAAGTGGAGGGCCAGCGGCTGGCCTACCAGTTCAAAGACATGCCCAAGAACATCCGGGTGATAGACGacgaggaggaaggagaggaggtggaggacagCGAGGGTATGGTATCCGCTCAGCACCTGGCTCACCAGCAGGGCCCCGCAGGCCTGGTCACCAGCTCCCCCGCCTCCACCCAGCCCCAGCACACCTACGTCACCGTCATCCCCAGCAACGCCGGCACCAG GCAAATCAGGGCCATGCCTGTCGTCATGACGAACTCCCTAGGTCAAGTGACATTAAACTCCTCCTCCATCCTAACCACCACTTCAGGAGTCCCAGTTACGGTAGCCAACGCCTCAGCCGGCGCTCCACCAAAACTGGTGATCCAGGCGCTGCCCACCATGCTGCCCGCCGGATCCAAAGCTGGAGAGAagatcaccatcatcactatccCGGCCAACCAGCTGGCTGCGCTCATGCAGGCCAACCCATCAGGCCATATCACGCAGCTCATCCAGGCCAAACCTGTCACTACAACGTTAGCGCAGGCCACCACTAAACCAGCCACAACCCACACGGTCCAGCTGACCACGGGCAGGCCCCAGCTCATCCTGGCTAAACCAGCAGCAGTGGCCCAGGCGCTGCCACAGCTCTCTGTCCAGGTCAGCGCGCCTCATCCCACCCCATCCAAAACCCCCACCCAGACCCCCAATCCAGAGGTAGCACAATCAGAAGCTGTGgctgaagctccgcccccttcTAGCCCGTCAGCTGTGTCAACAGAAAACGCATCGTCCTGA